The window CCACCTTGTGCTATTTATGCTCATGGagcagaacaaaataaaaattgtattcTCCATGTTCTTTTTTGTTCAGCAGCTCATACAGTTGTTGTGTTGATcttaaaacatgaacatttttgtGATGCAGGTTCCCTCAGTTTTCCAAAAGCCACCAAAGCTCACACTACTGTAACGACCAGCTGGTCACCTGGTAGAGTTTCAAGCTTTATATCTGACTAATGTCATATAACCTTTATAAGTGTTACATCAATGGGTCAGTTTTGCAACAGAATACATCTtaaagtgtgtttttctctgtctgtccagACGGATCGACCCCCCCTGGCTCAGCTGAATGCCTCTTCTTGAGGTCCACGGAGCTTCTCAGCTTCTTTGCTGTGTCTCTTCTGCTCCTTGTGCTTCTGATCACAAACACTGTGCTCTGCTGCCACTACAGAAGGAAACACAGTTGGTTATCCTCATTACACCTCACATCACAGCACGACACTCACAATCAGCCTCAGATCTCAAGAATAAAGTATCTTATAATCATCAGGAGTAGCGAGCTACATCAGCTAAATCACATTTCAGTGTGTCTTCACCTCTAGATACTTGATGTCTTTGGTTGCCAGTTTCTCCATCGGGGGAAACAGAGGATGTGTAACTCCATCAAGTTCAAAAGACCAAACTAGGCTTCAGCTTCCCTGAAGATGCCATCCTCCACACAAATGTGTTCTACTTTATTAAGACTATACTGAGTCTCTTAAATGTTACAGGCCAGAAGATGTTTTAAAGGTGGGATGTGGGCTTCTTCAATAAGGTGAATGCTTCTATATAgcttaacaatttttttaaaggttagTTGAATTCATCAGATCCTTTCAGATAGAAATTATCATATGAAGCAGAGTAGAGAGATAAAACCCATCTCTCTACGTATTGACTCATTATCAATCAGACTTACTATGAAGCACATGAATTCAACATTTCCCATGACTCACCTTTGTAATCACGCCTACAGTGTTGGTGCTCCAGCAGACGTGCACCAGCCATCGACTGTCCCCCCAGCAGCGCTGCCACTGCTACCAAGACGGCATCAAACTGAACCAGATCACCAACTACCGTCCTCAGGCAGACGGTCAGTGGACGGACGTTTACAGTGATCTATGAATGAAAATGACTATTTGATCACAATTTAGAactaacacaattttttttcctctatggCATTTACTATAGAGGCATTAACACATGGCAGATAGCATGCATGTCATCTCTAGCTGtttaattcttttgtttgtCTCAAAAGGTCCCATTCAGTCCCAGCATGTCTCTGGCTGCAGCTTAGTAGTGTTGGCAGCACATCAGTAGATACAGACTATGAGCAGCGTTGGTTTATTGCAGCTGAGTGTGCAGATTAGTGCATAAATGTTGTAGGATGATTTGTGACTAAAACACCATCATTCTGCCTCCAGACTCCCAGAAGTACAAACCAGATGCGAACTCTATGATGAAGACGTCATGTCTTGAAAGCGTCTGTGAGGAAGGTGAGTCACAGACATATCATAATATTTTGACTGTGTAATACCATGATTCCCAGTTATCATCAGGGGGTGGTGACAGTAGAAACATACAGTTATATTAAGAGATGAAactttctgaaaacattttccactGTAGGAAGATGTGCTAATATGAGAAATTTAGTGATAAGAGAGTATTTTTTTGATCTACAATATGAGATTTTACACTAGAATATTGtccttgttcctttttttaaattattagtaTTTATACCTGTGatataaaactgtaaaacattatttttgtcaagttttttttagCTTAACTAGAAGATGAGCATCCTACAACAGATGCAGAACAGATGCGGGGAAGTTTATGTGATTTAACAGTTGAATGAGGATTCAATGCTTACAGGCAAAAGAGAGAAGCCTAGTTCAGATATAGTTTAAATGTCCTGAAAGGAGAAGACACAAATTGTGGAAAGACCCTAACAGATTAGAAGAAGGGACAGTAAACAGCATAGAAATGAActtgaaacaaaaacagggtATCAAACTATGTCAATCACATGAtctgatattgttttaaatCTTGTTCCTCATAAATTGGAAGGGCTGTAATTTTGATTTTCATGGTCtggtgtttctcttctctcttctccttttaaacttgtttttttttccagctgctgAGCCGCAACATGAAGCGTTTGGATCGTTCACAAACCGTAATGGACCAACGGATGCTCAACATGACGGACGGTCAAAGATCTCTACGGACTCATTCGACACCTCCAGTACCTCCTCTGGTGAATTCTACGAAAACACAAATGACTACGTCATAGTCACCATTGGTGAGTTGAATTCACTCACCTGCTTCCCTTCTCTTAGCTCCTTGTACATTTAAAACTAGTTAATGATTACACAGATTTGTCCAAAAACcatcagttttttattttatttaaagatggCAGATGCTGTAAAACCCACatctttgaaatgtttggaaTTCATTTGGAAATTTTTATTCTAACCTATAGAATTGCTGAACTACTACTGGATCGTCCATGTATTTGATTACTTGCTAAAGTTACTGTCATGTTGTGTCACACTGGATGGCTCAGCTGCAGTGGGAGTGTTCCATCCTCTAACATTAATAAAATCCTAAACTGATTATGTAATAACTTTAtgttaataatgtaataattaaggattagtaataaattatgttattggccaaatgtttttacattattagcTTTAAGATGTTTTACctcttttattttcctgacaTCTTTCCTTGATTTTTTGTAGTTCCACTCTGGGTAATTATGCCACCCTCTGTCCAaactgatctgtgtgtgtgtgtgtgtgtgtgtgtgtgtgtgtgtgtgtgtgtgtgtgtgtgtgtgtgtgtgtgtgtgtgtgtgtgtgtgtgtgtgtgtaccctcATACATAGAGCCACGACAGAGCCAGTCAGCTGCCACCAACGATACATTCCACCCCTCGAAGCTCCACAGTCAGGACCACCTTCACTCTGAAAGAACTACAGACCCACTGAATTCAGGTCAACATGCTGTATGTCAGAGGAACAGCTGCTACACACGTGGAAAGATCATAACATGTCGATCTTTGCTTTTTCTGCTTATTAGATGTTGATGACAAAAATGACGGAGGCCTCATTTACTCCCCTGTGAGCCCTGAAGAAAACACCTCCTCTGGGGATGACTATGATGACATTGACTCTTAAAATTGGAGTTGGTGTGGTAAGACATGTTTCCAAGTGAACGGACAATAACCTCAATGTTAACATATCTGGACAATGAACTGAGAAGAGAACTTCAGTTCACAAACAGAATGTGAAACTGCACTGAAAGGTAACTCACTTTAACATCAGACAGGTGTTCTGACAGAAGAACTTTAATATTCATCATTTGTGTAATTGTCAGAGTTCTAGAAGTCCTACATTCAAACTAGTAAGTTTATAAAGTCTGTCTCAAATAATTATTGTTTCAACTATAtttgaatgacttttttttgacatttcatgACCTGCTTTCCTGTGAAATACTTCTGGtacaaaagcatttttttaactttctgacCTACTGCTTTACCAAAACCACATTTTCTTGTAAACTGCAGCAGGATCAGTCTACTGAGACTTTAAATGTGTCCTACCAGTACCACTACATACTTTAATTTCTGTTCCCTTCTGTGCTCCAACTGGCTTGAAATAAATGGCTGCTAAAATAGCAGCTCTTCAACGGGATATTTATGAAGAATtcatgtgaaaaagaaaagaagaaatgtttttaagttCTGTATTTGACACAGAACCTGAGTAAAATATTCATGTA of the Antennarius striatus isolate MH-2024 chromosome 14, ASM4005453v1, whole genome shotgun sequence genome contains:
- the LOC137607582 gene encoding uncharacterized protein isoform X2 yields the protein MKLVKCILIIQVSCLFQAFQNSPIQTEPTVQVTTEEQNDNSEPYVHKPIGRCSFILRMPGNRSGDVVALATDSIDTLLGAICQDLKCGSLYYVNKSSSPKESVCFHHCLYRDGHLKNCSQRLGNNCQVIAAADCGHRAVRVAGGSDRCAGRVELWTNKSWGTVCDDQWDLRDADVVCAQLGCGYALSVTGQGGVLPSGRGPVHLDKLNCTGKEGNLWDCPAAQDGSDCGHKEDAGVVCSGSLSFPKATKAHTTVTTSWSPDGSTPPGSAECLFLRSTELLSFFAVSLLLLVLLITNTVLCCHYRRKHMLVLQQTCTSHRLSPQQRCHCYQDGIKLNQITNYRPQADDSQKYKPDANSMMKTSCLESVCEEAAEPQHEAFGSFTNRNGPTDAQHDGRSKISTDSFDTSSTSSGEFYENTNDYVIVTIEPRQSQSAATNDTFHPSKLHSQDHLHSERTTDPLNSDVDDKNDGGLIYSPVSPEENTSSGDDYDDIDS
- the LOC137607582 gene encoding uncharacterized protein isoform X1, which translates into the protein MKLVKCILIIQVSCLFQAFQNSPIQTEPTVQVTTEEQNDNSEPYVHKPIGRCSFILRMPGNRSGDVVALATDSIDTLLGAICQDLKCGSLYYVNKSSSPKESVCFHHCLYRDGHLKNCSQRLGNNCQVIAAADCDKLVTMLFTGHRAVRVAGGSDRCAGRVELWTNKSWGTVCDDQWDLRDADVVCAQLGCGYALSVTGQGGVLPSGRGPVHLDKLNCTGKEGNLWDCPAAQDGSDCGHKEDAGVVCSGSLSFPKATKAHTTVTTSWSPDGSTPPGSAECLFLRSTELLSFFAVSLLLLVLLITNTVLCCHYRRKHMLVLQQTCTSHRLSPQQRCHCYQDGIKLNQITNYRPQADDSQKYKPDANSMMKTSCLESVCEEAAEPQHEAFGSFTNRNGPTDAQHDGRSKISTDSFDTSSTSSGEFYENTNDYVIVTIEPRQSQSAATNDTFHPSKLHSQDHLHSERTTDPLNSDVDDKNDGGLIYSPVSPEENTSSGDDYDDIDS